The Cytobacillus oceanisediminis genomic interval AAATTACATATTGCGGATATTCGGCTAGTTTATCTTTCGCCCAAGGTTTATTTCGCTGTCGCATTATGACACTCCTAAAAATTAATATCGTTCAAACAATATCATGCCTATCACAGTGATGCAACTTTAATTTAGGGGGATTTACTGAATTGGTTCATCCCTTGTTTGTAGTTTAACCCAATGGCATCCAAACGCCTAAATTACAATCGCCAATGAATAAAAACAAAAGGAATCCACAACCTAAAAGTGAATTCCTTTTGTTTTTATTTTCAGGTTCTATAGAAAGGATGTTTTTCATGCCGCTTGGACACCAGGATCAATTAAATTTATTAAAAGATATTTTAAGCAATCATCAGACAGATTGCTGTGGCTCTATTTCAGAATGTGAACAATTGGAACGTTTGGTAAAATCATTAATGATCAACGGAAATATTAATCAAAACGTAAAAACAGTATTAGAAGAAATTTATGAATACAGTCAGCACGGGATCAATTCTTCCCAATTGGATAATCACATTGAATCCCATCAGAATGAATTATCACAATGGGTACAGGATATAGATCAATTTTCGTAATTCTTAAAGGAGCTCATCCAGATAGGAAAGCCACTTTTCCATTTCCTGGTACCTGAATTTATTTTTATGCCATTGGATAGATGTCAAAGTCTGTGCAACCACATACCATTTCATGCGGAGCAGCAAATCATCTGTCAATTGAATGCCGTACCGCTCAAGCCAATTTGGCCATTCTTCTTTAGGAATATACCAATACAATAGCATCCCCAGATCAATGGCCGGATCTGCTATCATGGCTCCATCCCAATCAATCAAGTACAGCTGGTTGTTTTCCGAAAGCAGCCAGTTGTTATGATTCACATCGCAATGGCACACCGTATTTTCCTCACAGCGGATATGCGAGACCTCTTTCTTCAGGAAATCGACTGACTGAATAACAGCAGCCTGCTCCTTCAGGTCACAATCCAGTTCTTCCTCAATCAAACGCAAAAGGGTTTCGGGCTGCAGCGGAGACTTCCCCATTCTTGTCAGCATACCAAGTAGCGGCTTTGAAGAATGAATTTTCCTCAAAAGCTTTGCTACGCTTTCCTGGTTCATGTCAGAAGCTTTAAGCTCTCTTCCATTAAGCCATTGCTGGGCAGTTATAACGTCCCCATTTTCCATTCTTTTTGTCCAGATAAGTTTCGGGACGATTCCTTCCGCAGACAGAACCGCCAGGAAAGGAGAAGAATTTCTTTTAAGAAAAAGCCTCTGCTCTTCGTGCTTTGCATAGAAGGCTTCCCCTGTCGCCCCTCCGGCGGGAACAATCTCCCAGTCATGTCCAAATAAATGTTCCAAAATTGTTCACCTGCAATTTAGTAAGCCATTGGTTGTAGAAAAGCGCAAGCGCCTTGCCCACCCCCGACAAGCACAAGACGGGCCTCCCGGAAAGGCGTCCTTTGCCTTTTTGGGGGGATCGGCTTGTGACCTCGAGGGGGTAGGCTGCTTGCGCTAGACAATTCTCGAAGTTAAATAATAAAAAGTTGAAAAATAAGCCCTGTTTTTTGCAGCAAGACTTATTTTGCCATGGCCGATAAAATGGCCTTTGCTTAGTTATGTTGAGTTCTATTCGACTATACTGCTTTTTCGCAAATATAGCTGTTTATCAGGTTAATCAAGTAAAGCACCTATAAAGCACAAAGTCAATCAGGCAAATACAAAACCAGCAATGTACTGGGAACTTAAAATAAAAAAAGAGCTATTGATGTAAGTTCCTCACAATAGCCATCTTTATAAATTTTATTCTTACTGGCTTTTTTCGTCAAGTGCATCTATTTAGGTTTACGGAATATCATCTGAAAAAATGAAGATTTTTCTGGTCAATTCATCAGTATTTTCTATTTAAGGATAATGTTTGCAGAAAATAGTACTGAACAGCCCGTATTCCTCTCAAACTTCTTCTATCTTCTGCAAACCAATACATATGAACATAATGGCGGCATTTCAAATCTGGTGTTAATCTTGCGAATAGTGGAAATCCCGGCTTCACGTTCATCCGCAATAAGGTCCCAATCCCCTTCCGGGAGAAAAATTTCTTCTTCTGTCATTGAAGGATTGATTATAACGGCGGCATGGCTGCACTCTGCATTTTGATCACTGCTTGTTAACACATAACCTAATAGCGGTTTTTTAATATCCAGAAACCGCATGGAATTCCGGATCATTTCTGCATTGGCAAGCCTGAAAAGAGGAATTGACCTTCTAATGCTGATCATCCCTTTAATATATTTAACATTATTTAAGTAATGGGATTTCCTCTCCCAGTCCAGATTATTAATGGAGTCTGGGGCACGGTAGCTGTTTCCATTTCCTTCTTTGGTCCGAAAGAATTCCTGTCCGCTATGCAGAAATGGAATTCCCTGGGAAAGGAGTACCATTGCGGTTGCCAAGCGGTGCTTTTGCTGCTGCACAAGAGGATCCGCATTTTCAGAACAAACCTGTATTTTATCCCATAGAGTATGATT includes:
- a CDS encoding phosphotransferase family protein, whose translation is MEHLFGHDWEIVPAGGATGEAFYAKHEEQRLFLKRNSSPFLAVLSAEGIVPKLIWTKRMENGDVITAQQWLNGRELKASDMNQESVAKLLRKIHSSKPLLGMLTRMGKSPLQPETLLRLIEEELDCDLKEQAAVIQSVDFLKKEVSHIRCEENTVCHCDVNHNNWLLSENNQLYLIDWDGAMIADPAIDLGMLLYWYIPKEEWPNWLERYGIQLTDDLLLRMKWYVVAQTLTSIQWHKNKFRYQEMEKWLSYLDELL
- a CDS encoding YtzH-like family protein, with protein sequence MPLGHQDQLNLLKDILSNHQTDCCGSISECEQLERLVKSLMINGNINQNVKTVLEEIYEYSQHGINSSQLDNHIESHQNELSQWVQDIDQFS